The following proteins are encoded in a genomic region of Glycine max cultivar Williams 82 chromosome 18, Glycine_max_v4.0, whole genome shotgun sequence:
- the LOC102670211 gene encoding uncharacterized protein, with the protein MAKAEHPRRKLVIKIFPPGSKVSYSCGANTPKDSIVSKVCELKNKKGYYAMTMWVNTENPSESCVTDSRISRTEMATRVNTKNQSKVCESKKKKEDSVRVECKNREKKKQKVEHVMMMDRCKKMQCWAMLKRLMVGRDAWALQKDVLHPKIFYVLDKSEAMKKPKGLEDIESKLKNSDYSEAYEFVDDVRLVLSYALQYPPRSEVHRTATRITEGFEVNWKTMKEKWMREAEETNKICKRELHVCPNERSQVSNHLTKRSNIFMC; encoded by the coding sequence ATGGCAAAAGCAGAACATCCTCGGAGAAAACTCGTTATAAAGATCTTCCCTCCAGGTTCTAAAGTTTCTTATTCTTGTGGTGCCAACACTCCAAAAGATTCAATAGTGTCCAAAGTGTGTGAGCTGAAGAATAAGAAGGGTTATTATGCGATGACAATGTGGGTTAACACCGAAAACCCATCAGAATCTTGTGTCACTGATTCAAGAATTTCAAGAACCGAAATGGCAACACGGGTTAACACTAAAAACCAGTCCAAAGTATGTGAGtcgaagaaaaagaaggaggatAGTGTGCGTGTGGAGTGCAAGaacagagagaagaagaagcaaaaggtgGAGCACGTAATGATGATGGACCGTTGCAAGAAGATGCAATGCTGGGCGATGTTGAAGCGCTTGATGGTAGGAAGAGATGCGTGGGCTTTACAGAAGGATGTTCTTCATCCTAAGATTTTTTACGTTCTTGATAAGTCTGAAGCCATGAAAAAGCCAAAGGGTTTGGAGGATATTGAGTCAAAGTTGAAGAATTCGGATTACTCAGAAGCTTATGAGTTTGTGGATGATGTGAGGCTTGTGTTGTCTTATGCATTGCAATACCCTCCAAGGAGTGAGGTTCACAGAACTGCAACAAGGATCACCGAGGGTTTTGAGGTCAATTGGAAAACTATGAAGGAGAAGTGGATGCGTGAGGCCGAAGAGACGAACAAGATTTGCAAGAGGGAATTACATGTGTGTCCAAATGAAAGAAGTCAAGTGAGTAATCATCTCACAAAAAGGAGCAATATTTTTATGTGCTGA